The nucleotide window ACTTGCCCGACAGCGTTGCTCAATTGCCCAGTCATTGCCGCTATTTGACTGACCAACCCGTGAATTTTGCTTATAAAAGCGTTGAATGAACCGGCCAACTGGCCGAACTCATCCTGGCTACCGACGGGTAAGCGTCGGGTCAAATCCCCCTCACCGGCAGCAATCTCGTTAAGACTGTCGCGGATCAATGTCAGCGGTCGCAGGCTGGCATTGACCAATAGCAGCGCCAATACGCCAATAACTGCCAGCAACACCACGGCCACAATGACGATCCCGTAAACAATACTGCTCACCCGCCGGTCAATGTCCGCACGAACCTGCGCCACCTGGATTTCAATGCTGTCCAGATTGACGGCAGTGACCACTACCATGTCCCATTTGGGCAGGAAAAAACTGTAGGCCAGTTTCGGCACTACTTTGTCGGTATTGACCAAGGACCCGGCGTAGTTGACGTAGTGAGAGTCATTCTTTGCTGCCGCGACCATCTCGCGGTTCAGATAAACCCCATCGCGGTCCTTGCGATCGCTCATGTTGGTGCCCACCCCATCGCTGCTTTCACCGCGAAACAGGCGCACGACTTGACTGTCATAGCCGATGAAGTAGCCGTCATCGCCATACTTCATTTTCGACAGTTGGCTGATAGCCAGGGCCCGACTTTGCAGGTCGCCACTGTTTGCGTTGTTATACAATCCTGCTATGGAGCTTCGAGCGATGCTTGCATAATCTTCGAGCCTGGCCCGACTCTCGGCCAGCAACCGATCGCGGGTTTGCGTGACTTCCCGATCCGCCAATGACAGTAGAATCTTGCTGGTGGTGATACTCAGTACCACTGCGAACAACGCCACGGGCAGTAACGTGAGCAGCAGTATTTTTCGTTTAAATGACATATCCAGGTTCCTTCGCCAAGCGATCTGCACGGCTAACTGAAAAGGCGCTCGCTGCCTGCTGCGAGCGCCTCGGTGCCATTACCAGAGAGCAATGTCGTAGGTGAAATAGATCCGATTGCTGTCACGTCCGCGCGCGAAGTCCGAACGGTAGACATAGTTGCGCAGTTTCACGCCAAGCCCCTTGAATGTGCCGCTCTGGACCACATAGGCCAGTTCTGTGTCGCGTTCGGACTCTTTGATATTGGTGTCGGACTTGCCATCGTTGCCTTTGAGATAACGGGTCATGAACGTCAACCCAGGCACGCCCACCGGTGCAAAGTCGTAACCGTAACTGAGCATCCAGGTCTTCTCGTCCTCTTCGATGAACTTGCCGATGCCGACGTTGCTGAACGAGTACACCGTCGCACCGCTGACGTACGGCAGCCCGGCGTCACCGCTGAGTTGTTGATAACCGCCACCAAAGGTGTGCCCCGCCACCGCGTAGGACAGCTGACCGCTGAGCATGTCGTTATCGATTTTCGAGGCGTAGGCACGGCCCGCGTCATTGCTGTTGAAATAACGCAAGTCGCCGGTCAACACCCCGGGGCCCAATGGCAGATCGTGCTGGATGCCGGCGAAGTTCTGGCGATAGAAATTCTCCAGTTCACCGTAGAAGTAACTCAGACGGGTGTTCTTGCCGAGTTTGTAATCACCACCGGCGTAGGTGAAATCGCCACCTTTGTCGCCTGAATAACCGTCAGGAACGATCGACACGCTGTCGGTCGAATCGCGCAGTTTGAATCGGTCCAGATGACCGCCAGTCAGGGTCAGGTTTTCGATGTCGGTGCTGCTGACTTGTCCTCCCTCATAGGTTTGCGGCAGCAAACGCGCATCGTTATAGATCAGCACCGGAGTTTTGGGCAGCAGGGTGCCGTATTTGAGGATGGTCTTGGCCAGTTTGACCTTGGCCGCAGCCCCGGCACTGGCGAACTCGTCGGCGGCACGGCCGTCATCGTGTACCGGCAACAGACCGGTGCCACTGCGGCCACGCCCGGAATCGAGTTTGACACCCAGCAGGCCCAATGCGTCGACCCCGAAACCGATAGTGCCGGGGGTGAACCCCGACTGGAAATCCAGCAGGAAACCCTGGGCCCACTCGGTGCGCTCACTTTTGGCGGTTCTGGCGGAGCGCGCGCTCAAGCCATGTTCATCGCGAAAGTTTTCGTTGAAATAGACGTTGCGCAGTTGCAGCTTCAACTTGCTGTCGTCGATGAAATCACTCGCACCGGCAGTGGCCATCGGCAACACACCCAGAAGCGGAAGAAGAGCCCTGCGAGTCAGAAAGTGGGTCATGTCGAACTACTCATATTGTTGTTTTAAGGATGCACGAGACCGCGCCTCCGCCATCGGCACGTGAAGCTCTGTCAAGTGGCGAGTCAGGGATGAATCAGGAGAACAGCGTCAAGGCGCCCGTCAGCAGGGCTAAAGCTGTGATTACCAAGGAAGTGAGCACCGCCCATTTGACGGTGGCGCGCTGGAAGTCGCCGAGGTCGCGATCGACCATCCCCACCAGCAACAGGGTCGAGGCCACCAGCGGGCTCATCAAGTGCACCGGTTGGCCAAGAATCGACGCCCGGGCGATTTCCACCGGGTCGATCCCATAGGCTGCCGCCGCGTTAGCGAGGATCGGCACCACGCCGAAGTAATAAGCATCATTGGACAGCACGAAGGTCAATGGCATGCTGGTGATCGCCACCACCAACGGGAACAGGTGCCCCCAGGACGGTGGAATCCAGTCCACCAGGGTTTGCGCCAGAGCGTCGACCATTTTGGTTCCGGAGAAAATCCCGGCGAAGATACCGGCCGCGAATACCAGCAGCACCACGGTCATGGCGTTGCCGGAGTGCGCGAGGATGCGTTCTTTTTGAATGTCCAGTTGCGGGTAGTTGATCATCAGCGCCAGCACGAAGCCAATCAGAAACAGGATTGCCGAGTGCATGAGCCCCATCACCAGCGCGACCATCACCGCAGTCACCAGCAACAGGTTGACGTAGGCCAGTTTCGGGCGCTTGTGCGGCGTATCCTCAAGAATCGCCTTGATGTAGCAATCGCCGCCACCGCTCTGCAGTTGGGTATTACCGATGCGTTTACGCTCGGCGCGGCCCAGCAGGAACGCAGTGAACACCACCCACGCGGCACCACCGATCATGGTCGGCAACAACGGAACAAAGTACGCCCCGGCATCCAGCCCCAACGCGGCAATCGCCCGGGTCGCCGGGCCGCCCCAAGGGGTCATGCCGCTCATGATGCTCAACGCCAGCATTGAAATGGTCGCCAGAATCATCGGGTTCATACCGATGCGCTTGTACAACGGCAACATTGCCGCGCAGGTGATCATGTAAGTGGTGGTGCCGTCACCGTCCAGGGCGACCGTCAGCGACAGCAGCGCAGTGCCGACCGCAATTTTCATCGGGTCGCCGTTGACCCGCTTGAGAATCTTGCGGATCAGCGGATCGAACAACCCCGAGTCGATCATCAAACCGAAAAACAGAATCGCGAACAGCAGCAGTGCCGCCGACGGTGCGACCATCTTCAGGCCGTCGAGCATCATTTTGCCGGTGGTCCCACCAAAGCCACCGATCACTGCAAAGACAATCGGAACAACGGTCAACGCAACGATGGGTGACAGACGTTTGGTCATGATCAGGAAGGTGAACACAACCACCATGGCCAAGCCGAGTAAGGCGAGCATAGGGCAACTCTCTTGTTGTTATGGAATGCGTGGCCGACGCGCAGGCGAACGACCCCGAGCCCGCCAGACGACGCGATCAGCGACGCCCGGTGGGAGGTAGTAAAAAGGTTAGGTTGTTGAAGCGGCTGCGCGATGCTAGAGGTGACCGGTGGTCCCGATGCGGTCCCAGGTTTGATCCTCACCCGGGGCAGCCGGTTTTTTACCGTCCAGGGTATCGAGCAGGACCTGACGGTCGCAGGCGTTCTCGGAGATTGAGATCACCACCGTCGCCACGGCATTGCTCGCCAGGCTGGTCAGGGCTCGCGCCTCAGACATGAACCGGTCGATCCCGATCAACAGCGCCAAGCCTGCCAGTGGAATGTCGTGCATCACCGTGAGCGTGGAAGCGAGGGCCACGAAACCGCTGCCCGTCACCCCTGCCGCGCCCTTGGACGACAGCAACATGATCGCCAGCATGGTCAAGGTTTGGCTCAAGGTCAGATCAATGTTGCAGGCCTGGGCAATGAAAATCGCCGCCAGCGACAGGTAGATTGCCGTACCGTCGAGGTTGAACGAGTACCCCGTTGGCAACACCAGCCCCACCACACCCTTGCTGCAACCCAGCGCCTGGAGTTTTTCC belongs to Pseudomonas sp. B21-015 and includes:
- a CDS encoding OprD family porin, with the translated sequence MTHFLTRRALLPLLGVLPMATAGASDFIDDSKLKLQLRNVYFNENFRDEHGLSARSARTAKSERTEWAQGFLLDFQSGFTPGTIGFGVDALGLLGVKLDSGRGRSGTGLLPVHDDGRAADEFASAGAAAKVKLAKTILKYGTLLPKTPVLIYNDARLLPQTYEGGQVSSTDIENLTLTGGHLDRFKLRDSTDSVSIVPDGYSGDKGGDFTYAGGDYKLGKNTRLSYFYGELENFYRQNFAGIQHDLPLGPGVLTGDLRYFNSNDAGRAYASKIDNDMLSGQLSYAVAGHTFGGGYQQLSGDAGLPYVSGATVYSFSNVGIGKFIEEDEKTWMLSYGYDFAPVGVPGLTFMTRYLKGNDGKSDTNIKESERDTELAYVVQSGTFKGLGVKLRNYVYRSDFARGRDSNRIYFTYDIALW
- a CDS encoding CitMHS family transporter codes for the protein MLALLGLAMVVVFTFLIMTKRLSPIVALTVVPIVFAVIGGFGGTTGKMMLDGLKMVAPSAALLLFAILFFGLMIDSGLFDPLIRKILKRVNGDPMKIAVGTALLSLTVALDGDGTTTYMITCAAMLPLYKRIGMNPMILATISMLALSIMSGMTPWGGPATRAIAALGLDAGAYFVPLLPTMIGGAAWVVFTAFLLGRAERKRIGNTQLQSGGGDCYIKAILEDTPHKRPKLAYVNLLLVTAVMVALVMGLMHSAILFLIGFVLALMINYPQLDIQKERILAHSGNAMTVVLLVFAAGIFAGIFSGTKMVDALAQTLVDWIPPSWGHLFPLVVAITSMPLTFVLSNDAYYFGVVPILANAAAAYGIDPVEIARASILGQPVHLMSPLVASTLLLVGMVDRDLGDFQRATVKWAVLTSLVITALALLTGALTLFS